From a single Brassica rapa cultivar Chiifu-401-42 chromosome A01, CAAS_Brap_v3.01, whole genome shotgun sequence genomic region:
- the LOC103861739 gene encoding uncharacterized protein LOC103861739 — protein sequence MCRSTDFDRYVEKESLKVKAFYVRFTGLPTREFLPDSLTLLYPPRINEAAFELDGSKIRPDSPAFVTLHRVVKGGEAIYGCREPVRVWEGIRFEVYMSEERVVKGIFRKEDGDKWKIECECEMEEGAAEVVVAAEGHVATSTMARKHRRRRRKQFECLEEIPEEREEGRESDDVCFCTCSCGESDDGEGEWESVEWTAEMESEAEGMGWAVDLGIWVMCLGVGYLVSKASTKTLRSGGRRRRTRSLF from the coding sequence ATGTGTAGATCGACGGATTTCGATCGGTACGTTGAGAAAGAGAGCTTAAAGGTCAAAGCTTTCTACGTCCGGTTCACCGGTTTACCCACCCGCGAGTTCCTACCCGACTCTCTCACTCTTCTCTACCCGCCGCGGATCAACGAAGCCGCTTTCGAGCTCGACGGGTCCAAGATCCGACCCGACTCCCCGGCCTTCGTGACGCTGCACAGGGTCGTTAAAGGAGGAGAGGCGATATACGGGTGTAGGGAACCGGTTCGGGTCTGGGAAGGGATCCGGTTCGAGGTGTACATGAGCGAGGAGAGAGTCGTGAAAGGTATCTTCAGGAAAGAGGATGGAGATAAGTGGAAGATCGAGTGCGAGTGTGAGATGGAGGAAGGAGCTGCTGAGGTCGTTGTGGCGGCGGAGGGACACGTGGCGACGTCGACGATGGCGAGGAAAcataggaggaggaggaggaagcagtTTGAGTGTTTGGAGGAGATACCTGAGGAGAGAGAGGAAGGGAGGGAATCGGACGATGTGTGTTTTTGCACGTGTAGTTGCGGCGAATCTGACGACGGAGAGGGAGAGTGGGAGTCAGTGGAGTGGACGGCTGAGATGGAGTCAGAGGCGGAGGGAATGGGATGGGCCGTTGATTTGGGTATTTGGGTTATGTGTTTGGGGGTGGGCTACTTGGTGTCTAAAGCCTCTACTAAAACCTTGAGAAGTGGAGGGAGAAGAAGACGAACAAGAAGTCTCTTTTAA
- the LOC103861763 gene encoding uncharacterized protein LOC103861763, translating into MASEEVVVVEGERAGATIVYGAEECYKKSVELLEELGFPKGVMPLKNLVECGRVRATGYVWMKQNTPYEHFFEGTNTRVSYGLEVTAYIDKCCMKKMTGVKSKQMFMWVPIAEMSMEEPKSKKIYFKTPMGIGKSYHVTAFMDEEEKRNFYLENPKK; encoded by the exons ATGGCGAGCGAGGAAGTCGTGGTGGTTGAAGGAGAGAGAGCAGGAGCTACGATTGTATACGGAGCGGAGGAGTGTTACAAGAAGTCGGTGGAGCTTCTAGAGGAGCTAGGGTTTCCAAAAGGTGTGATGCCTTTGAAGAACCTCGTTGAGTGTGGAAGAGTTAGAGCCACGGGTTACGTGTGGATGAAGCAAAACACCCCTTATGAACATTTCTTCGAAGGCACCAACACTCGCGTTTCTTACGGTCTTGAGGTCACCGCCTATATCGACAAGTGTTGTATGAAGAAGATGACAG GTGTGAAGAGTAAGCAGATGTTTATGTGGGTACCGATTGCGGAGATGAGTATGGAGGAGCCAAAAAGCAAGAAGATTTACTTCAAGACTCCTATGGGAATCGGCAAGTCGTATCACGTTACCGCATTCATGGACGAGGAAGAGAAGCGCAACTTTTACTTGGAGAATCccaaaaaataa
- the LOC103861698 gene encoding 2-keto-3-deoxy-L-rhamnonate aldolase → MFSRISRRIPFQNLNRTSVLHRAQPLLTKPAAPSTAFFSSQRSLKTRLREGENLYGLFLLSFSPEMAEIASYAGYDFIVVDMEHGAGGVREALNCIRAVEAAGSSTVLRVPDNCQAWTKKALDLGPDGIMFPMIETGKAASDAVSYCRYRPDGLRGCAYSIVRDSKFGFDEEYLRNYTDQLLIMCQIESEEGVKNVKDIVAVDGMDCVMMGPRDLSASLGLLHDPGNAKVKSLMRTAETAVIASDPENGGAYLAGMATAQDKPVDLRLRGYHMIIGATDVPLFKKAVVDDVKSFKFGCS, encoded by the exons ATGTTTTCCCGCATATCCAGGCGCATCCCATTTCAAAATCTGAACCGTACTTCGGTGCTTCATAGGGCACAACCGTTACTAACCAAGCCAGCAGCACCCTCCAcggccttcttctcttctcagaGATCTCTGAAAACACGCCTCAGAGAAGGAGAAAATCTTTATGGGCTATTTCTCCTTTCATTCTCGCCGGAGATGGCTGAGATTGCTTCATATGCCGGTTATGACTTCATCGTCGTGGACATGGAGCACGGTGCCGGCGGAGTTCGAGAGGCGCTCAACTGTATACGCGCTGTTGAGGCAGCAGGATCTTCCACCGTGCTCCGTGTTCCAGATAATTGTCAAGCATGGACCAAGAAGGCTCTGGATCTTGGCCCTGACGGCATTATGTTTCCCATGATCGAGACTGGTAAAGCAGCTTCGGATGCTGTCTCGTACTGCCGGTATCGCCCTGACGGACTCCGCGGCTGTGCTTACTCGATTGTGAGAGATTCCAAGTTCGGGTTCGACGAAGAGTATTTACGTAATTACACCGATCAGCTACTGATCATGTGCCAG ATAGAATCCGAGGAAGGTGTGAAGAACGTGAAGGACATTGTCGCCGTTGATGGGATGGATTGCGTGATGATGGGGCCGAGGGATCTGAGCGCGAGCTTGGGGCTACTCCATGACCCAGGAAATGCGAAGGTGAAGTCCCTCATGAGGACGGCTGAGACGGCGGTGATAGCTTCCGATCCGGAGAATGGTGGAGCTTACTTGGCCGGGATGGCCACGGCTCAGGACAAACCGGTGGATCTCAGGTTACGTGGATATCACATGATAATTGGAGCTACTGACGTGCCTTTGTTTAAGAAGGCAGTGGTTGATGACGTCAAGAGTTTTAAGTTTGGATgttcgtaa
- the LOC103861731 gene encoding serine/threonine-protein kinase fray2, translated as MGFLRLVLEAVFGGKRRKKMVRGSSSSGGAVVRGGSSVKQRGFSMNPKDYKLMEEVGHGASAVVYRAIYLPTNEVIAVKCLDLDRCNSNLDDVRRESQTMSLIDHPNVIKSFCSFSVDHSLWVVMPFMAQGSCLHLMKTAYSDGFEESAICSILKETLKALDYLHKQGHIHRDVKAGNILLDDNGEIKLGDFGVSACLFDNGDRQRARNTFVGTPCWMAPEVLQPGNGYNSKADIWSFGITALELAHGHAPFSKYPPMKVLLMTIQNAPPGLDYDRDKKFSKSFKEMVAMCLVKDQTKRPTAEKLLKHSCFKNTKPPELAVKSLFADLPPLWTRVKSLQAKDAAQLALKRMATADEEAISMSEYQRGVSAWNFDVKDLKTQASLLSDDDGLEESQEDEEIFHTRFHNKVNDSPVLYENMNGKEKVSTTQVEEPNCEEKFTFITNTSSVTPNSEQEVSEAKVNKPVRRQSQSGPLTSRAVVSASEKGQMFERSESEHQAAPSVKRAPSFSGPLNLSTRASSNSLSAPIKYSGGFRDSLDEKSKGNLVQKGRFSVTSGNLDLAKDVPLSIVPRRSPQSSPLRKSASVGNWIPEPKMPTVQPQTIKELSSQPMSPSLIIPQLQHIFQQNSVQQDLLMNLLSSVQSAETMDGSQSGKLPPLPRSETNGTVDSVPSERERMLLSSISELRAKLNDLTEELDSEKSRYNQLQQKLKAFTGRELV; from the exons ATGGGGTTTCTTCGACTTGTTCTCGA GGCGGTTTTCGGTGGAAAGAGACGGAAGAAGATGGTCAGAGGTAGTAGTAGTAGTGGTGGTGCTGTTGTTCGTGGCGGTAGTAGTGTTAAGCAGAGAGGCTTCTCAATGAATCCAAAAGACTACAAACTTATGGAAGAAGTAGGCCATGGAGCTAGCGCCGTCGTCTATCGAGCGATCTATCTCCCGACCAATGAAGTCATCGCTGTCAAGTGTCTGGATCTCGATCGATGCAATAGCAATCTG GATGATGTGAGGAGGGAATCTCAGACTATGAGTTTGATAGACCACCCAAACGTTATAAAGTCGTTTTGTTCGTTTTCTGTCGACCATAGTCTTTGGGTGGTGATGCCATTCATGGCGCAAGGCTCTTGTCTGCATCTTATGAAGACTGCTTATTCAGACGGGTTTGAAGAGTCGGCTATTTGTTCTATATTGAAAGAAACTCTTAAAGCTCTTGATTATCTTCATAAACAAGGCCATATCCACCGTGATGTTAAG GCAGGAAACATACTTCTTGATGACAATGGTGAGATTAAGCTTGGCGATTTTGGCGTGTCTGCTTGCTTGTTTGATAACGGTGATAGGCAACGTGCAAGAAACACATTTGTTGGTACTCCGTGCTG GATGGCACCGGAAGTCTTGCAGCCGGGAAATGGATATAATTCCAA GGCTGATATCTGGTCGTTTGGTATAACCGCACTTGAATTGGCCCATGGTCATGCACCCTTCTCAAAATATCCCCCCATGAAG GTGCTGCTAATGACTATTCAAAACGCACCTCCAGGTCTTGATTACGACCGTGATAAGAAATTCTCAAAG TCCTTTAAAGAAATGGTTGCAATGTGTTTGGTGAAAGATCAAACAAAAAGACCCACCGCTGAAAAGTTGCTGAAACACTCCTGCTTCAAAAACACTAAGCCACCTGAGCTTGCTGTGAAGTCGTTATTTGCTGATTTGCCTCCCCTTTGGACACGTGTAAAATCTCTTCAG GCCAAGGATGCTGCGCAGCTTGCCTTAAAGAGAATGGCCACTGCTGACGAGGAAGCTATATCAATG AGTGAATACCAAAGAGGAGTTAGCGCATGGAATTTTGACGTCAAAGACTTGAAAACACAAGCATCTTTG CTAAGTGATGACGATGGTCTAGAAGAGAGTCAGGAAGATGAAGAAATCTTCCATACACGGTTTCATAACAAG GTGAATGATAGTCCGGTACTATATGAAAACATGAACGGGAAGGAAAAGGTTTCCACTACTCAAGTGGAAGAACCAAACTGTGAAGAGAAGTTCACTTTCATCACTAATACTTCTTCTGTGACACCAAACTCAGAGCAAGAAGTGTCTGAGGCCAAGGTTAATAAGCCAGTAAGACGCCAAAGTCAGAGTGGACCACTTACAAGCAGGGCCGTTGTATCAGCTTCAGAGAAAGGTCAAATGTTTGAAAG ATCCGAGAGTGAACACCAGGCAGCCCCGTCTGTCAAAAGAGCTCCTAGCTTTAGCGGTCCTTTGAATCTTTCAACTCGTGCTTCTTCAAACAGCTTGTCAGCTCCTATTAAATACTCAGGAG GATTCCGTGATTCTTTGGATGAGAAGTCAAAGGGTAACCTTGTTCAGAAAGGAAGATTCTCAGTAACATCAGGAAACTTGGACCTTGCTAAGGATGTTCCATTAAGTATAGTCCCTCGTCGATCTCCACAG TCATCCCCTCTGAGGAAATCTGCTAGTGTGGGTAACTGGATACCTGAGCCTAAAATG CCAACGGTTCAGCCTCAGACCATTAAGGAGTTAAGTAGCCAACCTATGTCCCCGTCACTCATCATACCTCAACTTCAACATATTTTCCAGCAAAACTCAGTACAACAG GATCTTCTTATGAACTTACTGAGTAGTGTACAATCCGCAGAGACGATGGACG GTTCTCAATCTGGGAAGTTACCACCTTTGCCTCGCTCAGAGACTAATGGAACC GTTGATTCTGTGCCTTCTGAGAGGGAGAGGATGCTACTTAGCAGTATCTCTGAGCTCCGGGCTAA GCTGAACGACTTAACGGAGGAACTCGATTCAGAGAAATCAAGATACAACCAA cTACAGCAGAAACTGAAAGCATTCACTGGTCGCGAACTAGTGTAA
- the LOC103861708 gene encoding 2-keto-3-deoxy-L-rhamnonate aldolase, with protein MSSATSSIQTRKSLKSRLREGENLYGLFLLSLSPEIAEIAAFSGYDFIIIDLEHGAGGIREAINCIRAIEAAGCSAVVRVPDVTQAWAKKALDLGTAGIMFPMVENGGSASDAVSFCRYRPDGVRGCAYTVVRDSKFGFDEAYLANYIDNLLIMCQIESEEGVKNVNEIVAVDGMDCVMMGPRDLSASLGLLHDPGNPKVNSTMRTAETAVLASEPVKGGAYLAGMATAQDTAADLWSRGYHIVLGSADVSLFKKAAVDDVKANKKSVVDVTGV; from the exons ATGTCTTCCGCAACCTCTTCGATCCAAACAAGAAAGTCTCTCAAGTCCCGCCTCCGGGAGGGAGAAAACCTCTACGGCCTCTTTCTCCTCTCCCTCTCGCCGGAGATCGCCGAGATCGCTGCTTTCTCCGGGTACGACTTCATCATCATCGATCTGGAGCATGGAGCAGGCGGCATTCGCGAGGCCATCAACTGCATCCGCGCCATCGAAGCCGCGGGTTGCTCAGCCGTTGTCCGCGTCCCTGACGTCACTCAGGCTTGGGCCAAAAAAGCCCTGGACCTCGGAACGGCTGGGATCATGTTCCCCATGGTTGAAAATGGAGGATCTGCCTCCGATGCGGTGTCGTTTTGCAGGTACCGTCCCGACGGTGTTAGGGGATGTGCGTACACTGTTGTGAGGGACTCCAAGTTCGGGTTTGACGAGGCTTACCTGGCGAACTACATCGACAATTTGCTTATCATGTGTCAG ATAGAATCTGAGGAAGGTGTGAAGAATGTAAACGAGATCGTGGCCGTTGATGGGATGGACTGTGTGATGATGGGTCCACGTGATCTGAGCGCGAGTTTGGGGCTTCTTCACGACCCTGGAAACCCCAAGGTGAATTCCACCATGAGGACGGCGGAGACTGCGGTGTTGGCTTCCGAGCCGGTGAAAGGAGGAGCTTACTTGGCCGGGATGGCTACGGCTCAGGACACGGCCGCGGATCTCTGGTCACGTGGGTATCACATTGTTCTCGGATCAGCGGACGTCTCCTTGTTCAAGAAGGCAGCCGTTGATGACGTCAAGGCTAATAAGAAGTCCGTGGTTGATGTCACCGGGGTTTAG
- the LOC103861748 gene encoding metal-nicotianamine transporter YSL1 — MEVEQRRIMKREEDGEEEESNIQPSLQEELQETEEEMSGRTTEPWTKQVTVRGVLVSIVIGVVFSVIAQKLNLTTGIVPNLNSSAALLAFVFVQTWTKILKKSGFVAKPFTRQENTMIQTSAVACYGIAVGGGFASYLLGLNHKTYELSGANMEGNSEKSVKEPGLGWMTAYLFAVCFIGLFVLIPLRKVMIIDLKLTYPSGLATAVLINGFHTQGDAQAKKQVRGFMKYFSFSFLWGFFQWFFSGIEGCGFAQFPTFGLKAWKQTFFFDFSMTFVGAGMICSHLVNLSLLLGAILSYGLMWPLLDKLKGSWFPDNLDEHNMKSIYGYKVFLSVALILGDGLYTFVKILCVTIISINARMKNKPNDLDDVGDKKQRKFLKEDENFLRDKIPMWIGVSGYLTFATVSTVVVPLIFPQVKWYYVIVAYIFAPSLAFCNAYGAGLTDINMAYNYGKIGLFVLAAVTGREDGVVAGLAGCGLIKSVVSVSCILMQDFKTAHYTMTSPKAMFVSQMIGTIVGCIVTPLSFFLFYRAFDVGNPNGEFKAPYALIYRNMAILGVQGFSALPLHCLQMCYGFFGFAVLVNVVRDLTPAKVGRFMPLPTAMAVPFLVGAYFAIDMCVGTVIVFVWEKMNRKKAEVMVPAVASGLICGEGLWTLPAAILALAGVKPPICMKFLAS; from the exons ATGGAAGTAGAGCAGAGAAGGATcatgaagagagaagaagatggagaagaagaagaaagcaatatTCAACCGTCACTACAAGAAGAATTacaagaaacagaggaagagaTGTCTGGGAGGACGACCGAACCATGGACGAAGCAGGTAACGGTAAGAGGAGTGTTAGTGAGCATAGTGATCGGAGTTGTGTTCAGTGTGATAGCTCAGAAGCTAAACCTTACGACAGGGATTGTTCCAAATCTCAACAGCTCTGCAGCTTTACTAGCTTTTGTCTTCGTCCAGACATGGACCAAGATTCTCAAGAAATCAGGTTTTGTCGCGAAGCCATTCACAAGACAAGAGAACACAATGATTCAGACATCTGCTGTTGCTTGTTACGGCATTGCTGTCGGAG gTGGGTTTGCTTCATATCTTCTAGGGTTAAACCATAAAACATATGAGTTATCTGGTGCAAACATGGAAGGTAACTCTGAGAAGAGTGTGAAAGAGCCAGGCCTTGGCTGGATGACTGCTTATCTCTTTGCCGTCTGTTTCATCGGTCTTTTCGTCTTAATCCCTCTCAGAAAGGTTATGATTATTGACCTCAAATTAACATATCCGAGTGGTTTGGCTACTGCTGTGCTCATCAATGGTTTCCACACACAAGGAGATGCACAGGCCAA GAAACAAGTGCGCGGTTTCATGAAATACTTCTCATTTAGTTTCTTGTGGGGATTTTTCCAATGGTTTTTCTCTGGCATAGAAGGTTGTGGGTTTGCTCAGTTCCCAACCTTTGGCTTAAAAGCTTGGAAACAAAC GTTCTTCTTTGATTTCAGCATGACATTTGTAGGAGCAGGAATGATATGTTCACATCTGGTTAACCTTTCTTTGCTTTTAGGAGCTATCCTCTCTTATGGCTTAATGTGGCCTCTTCTTGATAAACTCAAAGGCTCTTGGTTCCCTGATAACCTAGACGAACACAACATGAAGAGCATATACGGTTACAAAGTCTTCTTATCCGTAGCTCTAATCCTCGGTGACGGTCTCTACACTTTCGTTAAGATCCTATGTGTCACCATCATCAGTATCAACGCAAGAATGAAGAACAAACCTAATGACCTTGATGACGTGGGTGACAAGAAACAACGTAAGTTTCTCAAGGAAGATGAGAACTTCCTCAGAGACAAGATCCCCATGTGGATAGGAGTTTCCGGATATCTTACCTTCGCTACGGTCTCAACCGTTGTGGTTCCTCTGATATTCCCACAGGTCAAATGGTATTACGTTATTGTAGCTTACATTTTCGCGCCATCTCTTGCTTTCTGTAACGCCTATGGGGCTGGACTTACAGACATCAACATGGCTTATAACTATGGGAAGATCGGTCTCTTCGTTCTCGCTGCCGTCACCGGAAGAGAGGACGGTGTCGTGGCCGGCCTAGCCGGGTGTGGACTGATCAAGTCCGTTGTGTCTGTTTCTTGCATATTGATGCAAGATTTCAAGACGGCTCATTACACGATGACGTCGCCCAAGGCTATGTTCGTTAGCCAGATGATCGGGACGATCGTTGGATGCATCGTGACGccgttgagtttcttcttgttcTACAGAGCGTTCGACGTTGGGAACCCTAACGGCGAGTTCAAGGCTCCTTACGCTTTGATATACAGAAACATGGCGATCCTTGGGGTGCAAGGCTTCTCTGCTCTGCCTCTTCACTGTCTCCAGATGTGCTACGGGTTTTTCGGGTTTGCGGTTTTGGTCAACGTCGTCAGGGATCTTACTCCGGCGAAGGTGGGGAGGTTCATGCCGCTTCCGACGGCCATGGCGGTTCCGTTTCTTGTCGGAGCTTATTTTGCTATTGACATGTGTGTTGGGACtgtgattgtgtttgtttgGGAGAAGATGAATCGGAAGAAAGCAGAGGTTATGGTTCCGGCGGTGGCCTCGGGGTTAATTTGCGGAGAAGGGCTTTGGACTTTACCGGCGGCGATACTTGCACTCGCTGGAGTGAAACCTCCAATATGTATGAAGTTTTTAGCTTCATAG
- the LOC103861719 gene encoding uncharacterized protein LOC103861719: MQTLSPQSLRWKSNPLIVSESYVLNPKALNFQLSSLSSPHRRTRNWRISSSSEDNAANSSDGGDLKKSLSGIVGNQVEELLSREENKSLLDGLEKASMRVETAKRELAEIERQEFEAKLLQDYVDKLESRAAEIAECQQEIIAARTMVEEAERSLSLAETPATESSENGYSIDKDKERLESAKAAAIAAAVGTVAEVPFALSQVSSIEQLVLPLGVAFASCALFGVTFRYVIRRDLDDSHLKSGAVAAFGFVKGLGMLSRGPPLELSWESLFSHGIDGAVLVSQSVLIFAFASISLDFCFKLKLLKPFPSSAQM; the protein is encoded by the exons atgcAAACTTTATCTCCACAATCTCTTCGATGGAAATCAAATCCACTGATTGTATCGGAAAGCTATGTCTTGAATCCCAAAGCTCTGAACTTTCAACTGTCTTCCCTGAGTTCTCCTCACCGCAGAACTCGAAACTGGAGAATCAGTAGTTCATCGGAAGATAACGCAGCGAACTCGAGCGACGGCGGAGATTTGAAGAAGTCTCTGTCCGGTATCGTCGGGAACCAAGTCGAGGAGCTGCTGAGCAGAGAAGAGAACAAGAGTCTGCTTGACGGTCTGGAGAAAGCCTCGATGAGGGTGGAGACTGCGAAGAGAGAGCTCGCGGAGATTGAGAGGCAAGAGTTCGAGGCGAAGTTGTTGCAGGATTATGTTGATAAGCTTGAATCAAGAGCCGCTGAG ATCGCAGAATGCCAGCAGGAGATTATCGCAGCAAGAACAATGGTTGAGGAAGCGGAACGCTCCTTGTCCTTAGCAGAGACCCCCGCAACGGAGAGCTCAGAAAACGGATATTCGATTGATAAAGACAAGGAGAGATTAGAATCAGCCAAAGCGGCAGCGATTGCAGCTGCGGTTGGGACCGTTGCAGAAGTCCCGTTTGCTCTTTCTCAAGTCTCGAGCATTGAGCAGCTTGTTCTTCCCCTAGGAGTAGCGTTTGCAAGCTGTGCATTGTTTGGGGTCACATTCAGGTATGTAATCAGAAGAGACTTGGATGATAGTCATCTCAAATCAGGAGCCGTTGCAGCCTTTGGATTTGTCAAAG GACTTGGTATGTTAAGCAGAGGACCGCCACTGGAGCTGAGCTGGGAAAGCTTGTTTTCTCATGGAATAGACGGCGCCGTTTTGGTTTCTCAGAGCGTCTTGATATTTGCGTTTGCGTCTATAAGTCTGGACTTCTGCTTTAAATTGAAGCTCTTAAAACCATTTCCAAGCTCTGCTCAGATGTAG